Proteins encoded together in one Streptomyces sp. B1I3 window:
- the pgl gene encoding 6-phosphogluconolactonase yields the protein MSAPQLVVHRGKELMAQAAAARLITKIVDAQSARGSASVVLTGGRNGNGLLAALAASPARDAVDWSRLDLWWGDERFLPEGDPERNVTQAREALLDAVGADPARVHAMPASDGPYGGDVDAAAAGYAEELAAAAGPEDHGSVPAFDVLMLGVGPDTHVASLFPELPAVRETERTVVGVHGAPKPPPTRVTLTLPAIRAAREVWLLAAGEDKAEAVKIALSGAGEIQAPAAGAYGRSRTLWLLDAAAASELPRALYPPASA from the coding sequence GTGAGTGCTCCGCAACTCGTCGTGCACCGCGGCAAGGAGCTGATGGCTCAGGCCGCGGCGGCCCGGCTGATCACGAAGATCGTGGACGCCCAGTCCGCACGCGGCTCCGCCTCGGTGGTGCTCACCGGCGGGCGCAACGGCAACGGCCTGCTGGCCGCGCTCGCCGCTTCGCCCGCGCGCGACGCGGTCGACTGGTCGCGGCTCGACCTGTGGTGGGGCGACGAGCGGTTCCTGCCGGAGGGTGATCCGGAGCGCAACGTCACGCAGGCCCGCGAGGCCCTGCTGGACGCGGTGGGTGCGGACCCCGCCCGGGTGCACGCGATGCCCGCGTCGGACGGACCGTACGGCGGTGACGTGGACGCCGCCGCCGCGGGGTACGCCGAGGAACTCGCCGCCGCGGCGGGCCCGGAGGACCACGGTTCCGTACCGGCGTTCGACGTGCTGATGCTGGGCGTCGGCCCGGACACGCACGTCGCGTCGCTCTTCCCGGAGCTGCCGGCGGTACGGGAGACCGAACGCACCGTCGTCGGTGTGCACGGTGCGCCCAAGCCGCCGCCCACGCGGGTCACCCTCACCCTGCCTGCCATCCGGGCGGCACGTGAGGTGTGGCTGCTGGCCGCGGGCGAGGACAAGGCGGAGGCGGTGAAGATCGCGTTGTCCGGTGCCGGGGAGATCCAGGCCCCGGCGGCGGGAGCGTACGGCCGCAGCCGCACCCTGTGGCTGCTGGACGCCGCGGCGGCTTCCGAGCTGCCGCGGGCGCTGTATCCGCCCGCTTCGGCGTAA
- the opcA gene encoding glucose-6-phosphate dehydrogenase assembly protein OpcA gives MKIDLTETTSSKINQALISARRSIGTPAIGMVLTLVIVTDEENAYDAMKAASDSSREHPSRIIAVIKRVSRSPRARRDARLDAEIRVGSDSGSGETVVLRLHGELANHAQSVVLPLLLPDAPVVVWWPEDAPADPAKDPLGALAQRRITDTYSAEHPLDELAVRAATYQPGDTDLAWTRITPWRSMLAAALDQQPAEVVSATVEGESDNPSCELLAMWLADRLGVPVERTLSGGPGLTAVRMATRNGDIVLDRADGSLATLCMVGQPDRAVALKRRETAELLAEELRRLDPDNIYESTVKFGVERLGGPTEASSVGSGQKPSSPAGAGAPAAKKAAAKKAASK, from the coding sequence ATGAAGATCGATCTCACGGAAACCACGTCCAGCAAGATCAACCAGGCCCTCATCTCGGCGCGCCGCTCCATCGGCACGCCGGCCATCGGCATGGTGCTCACCCTCGTCATCGTCACCGACGAGGAGAACGCCTACGACGCGATGAAGGCGGCGAGCGACTCCTCACGCGAGCACCCCTCGCGGATCATCGCGGTGATCAAGCGGGTCAGCCGTTCCCCCCGTGCCCGGCGCGACGCGCGGCTCGACGCGGAGATCCGCGTCGGTTCCGACTCGGGCTCGGGCGAGACCGTCGTGCTGCGTCTGCACGGCGAGCTGGCCAACCACGCCCAGTCGGTCGTCCTGCCGCTGCTGCTGCCGGACGCCCCGGTGGTGGTGTGGTGGCCCGAGGACGCGCCTGCGGACCCGGCGAAGGACCCGCTGGGCGCGCTCGCCCAGCGCCGGATCACCGACACCTACTCCGCCGAGCACCCGCTCGACGAGCTGGCGGTGCGCGCCGCGACGTACCAGCCGGGTGACACGGACCTGGCATGGACCCGCATCACGCCGTGGCGGTCGATGCTGGCGGCGGCGCTCGACCAGCAGCCCGCCGAGGTCGTCTCGGCCACGGTCGAGGGCGAGTCCGACAACCCGAGCTGCGAACTGCTGGCCATGTGGCTCGCGGACCGGCTCGGCGTCCCGGTGGAGCGCACCCTGTCCGGCGGCCCCGGCCTGACGGCCGTCCGGATGGCGACCAGGAACGGCGACATCGTCCTGGACCGGGCCGACGGTTCGCTCGCCACGCTCTGCATGGTGGGCCAGCCCGACCGTGCGGTGGCGCTGAAGCGGCGGGAGACCGCGGAGCTCCTCGCGGAGGAGCTGCGGCGCCTGGACCCCGACAACATCTACGAGTCCACGGTGAAGTTCGGGGTGGAGCGCCTCGGCGGACCCACGGAGGCCTCGTCCGTCGGATCCGGTCAGAAGCCGTCGTCTCCGGCGGGCGCGGGAGCCCCTGCCGCGAAGAAGGCGGCGGCCAAGAAGGCGGCGTCCAAGTGA
- the zwf gene encoding glucose-6-phosphate dehydrogenase has product MSGVPGANPLRDAQDRRLPRIAGPSGLVIFGVTGDLSRKKLMPAVYDLANRGLLPPGFSLIGFARRDWEDEDFAQVVHDAVKEHSRTPFREEVWQQLAQGMRFVQGNFDDDVAFETLRATIEELDKAQGTGGNFAFYLSVPPKFFPKVVQQLKKHGLADQKEGSWRRAVIEKPFGHDLESAQELNQLVHDVFPPNEVFRIDHYLGKETVQNILALRFANTMWEPIWNRSYVDHVQITMAEDIGIGGRAGYYDGIGAARDVIQNHLLQLLALTAMEEPGSFHPKALVAEKLKVLTAVELPDDLGKHTVRGQYTHAWQGGQEVPGYLEEEGIDAKSKTDTFAAIKLTINNRRWAGVPFYLRTGKRLGRRVTEIAVVFKRAPYLPFESGATEELGGNALVIRVQPDEGVTVRFGSKVPGTSMEVRDVTMDFAYGESFTESSPEAYERLILDVLLGDANLFPRHQEVELSWNILDPIEEYWDKHGKPAQYAAGTWGPAEADEMLARDGRSWRRP; this is encoded by the coding sequence TTGTCTGGTGTTCCCGGAGCCAACCCGCTCCGTGACGCCCAGGACCGACGGCTCCCGCGTATCGCGGGGCCGTCGGGTCTGGTGATTTTCGGCGTCACAGGCGATTTGTCCCGTAAAAAGCTGATGCCTGCCGTCTACGACCTGGCCAATCGCGGCCTGCTGCCACCGGGCTTCTCGCTCATCGGCTTCGCGCGCCGCGACTGGGAGGACGAGGACTTCGCGCAGGTCGTCCACGACGCGGTCAAAGAGCACTCGCGCACGCCCTTCCGTGAGGAGGTCTGGCAGCAGCTGGCCCAGGGTATGCGTTTCGTCCAGGGCAACTTCGACGACGACGTGGCGTTCGAGACCCTGCGGGCCACGATCGAGGAACTCGACAAGGCACAGGGCACCGGCGGCAACTTCGCCTTCTACCTGTCCGTGCCGCCCAAGTTCTTCCCCAAGGTCGTCCAGCAGCTCAAGAAGCACGGGCTGGCCGACCAGAAGGAGGGTTCCTGGCGGCGGGCCGTCATCGAGAAGCCGTTCGGTCACGACCTGGAGAGCGCGCAGGAGCTGAACCAGCTCGTGCACGACGTCTTCCCGCCGAACGAGGTCTTCCGCATCGACCACTACCTCGGCAAGGAGACGGTCCAGAACATCCTGGCGCTGCGCTTCGCCAACACGATGTGGGAGCCGATCTGGAACAGGTCGTACGTCGACCACGTCCAGATCACGATGGCCGAGGACATCGGCATCGGCGGCCGGGCCGGCTACTACGACGGCATCGGCGCGGCCCGTGACGTCATCCAGAACCACCTGCTGCAGCTGCTGGCGCTGACCGCGATGGAGGAGCCCGGCTCCTTCCACCCGAAGGCGCTGGTGGCGGAGAAGCTGAAGGTGCTCACGGCCGTCGAGCTGCCGGACGATCTCGGCAAGCACACGGTGCGCGGTCAGTACACGCACGCGTGGCAGGGCGGGCAGGAGGTGCCCGGTTACCTCGAGGAAGAGGGCATCGACGCCAAGTCGAAGACCGACACCTTCGCCGCGATCAAGCTGACGATCAACAACCGCCGGTGGGCGGGTGTGCCGTTCTACCTCCGTACCGGGAAGCGGCTCGGCCGCCGGGTCACGGAGATCGCGGTCGTCTTCAAGCGCGCCCCCTACCTTCCCTTCGAGTCCGGTGCGACGGAGGAGCTGGGCGGCAACGCCCTGGTCATCCGGGTGCAGCCGGACGAGGGGGTCACGGTCCGGTTCGGCTCCAAGGTGCCCGGCACGTCCATGGAGGTCCGGGACGTCACGATGGACTTCGCGTACGGCGAGTCCTTCACGGAGTCCAGTCCGGAGGCGTACGAGCGGCTCATCCTCGATGTCCTGCTCGGTGACGCCAACCTCTTCCCGCGCCACCAGGAGGTCGAGCTCTCCTGGAACATCCTCGACCCGATCGAGGAGTACTGGGACAAGCACGGCAAGCCCGCCCAGTACGCGGCCGGCACGTGGGGTCCGGCCGAGGCCGACGAGATGCTCGCACGCGACGGACGGAGCTGGCGCCGGCCATGA
- the tal gene encoding transaldolase, which translates to MTDALKRLSDEGVAIWLDDLSRKRITSGNLAELIDQSHVVGVTTNPSIFQKAISSGDGYEQQLTDLAARKVTVEEALRMITTADVRDAADILRPVFDATDGQDGRVSIEVDPRLAHNTLATVAEAKQLAWLVDRPNTLIKIPATKAGLPAITETIGRGISVNVTLIFSLERYREVMDAYLAGLEKAKAAGLDLAKIHSVASFFVSRVDTEIDKRLDAVGSDEAKAAKGKSALANARLAYEAYEEVFAGDRWAALDKAHANKQRPLWASTGVKDPSLKDTLYVDDLVAPNTVNTMPEATLEAVADHGDITGNTVAGGYDQARADLEAIKKLGVSYDEVVQLLEDEGVDKFEAAWNDLLNSTEAELKRLAPSEG; encoded by the coding sequence ATGACAGACGCACTCAAGCGCCTCTCCGACGAGGGCGTGGCGATCTGGCTCGACGACCTGTCGCGCAAGCGGATCACATCCGGCAACCTGGCCGAGCTGATCGACCAGAGCCACGTCGTGGGCGTCACGACGAACCCCTCGATCTTCCAGAAGGCGATCTCCTCGGGTGACGGTTACGAGCAGCAGCTCACCGACCTCGCCGCCCGCAAGGTCACCGTCGAGGAGGCGCTCCGCATGATCACCACGGCGGACGTCCGCGACGCCGCCGACATCCTGCGCCCGGTCTTCGACGCGACGGACGGCCAGGACGGCCGGGTCTCCATCGAGGTCGACCCGCGTCTTGCCCACAACACCCTGGCCACGGTCGCCGAGGCCAAGCAGCTGGCGTGGCTGGTGGACCGGCCGAACACGCTGATCAAGATCCCCGCGACGAAGGCCGGCCTGCCGGCGATCACCGAGACGATCGGGCGCGGCATCAGCGTCAACGTCACCCTGATCTTCTCGCTGGAGCGCTACCGCGAGGTCATGGACGCCTACCTGGCGGGCCTGGAGAAGGCGAAGGCCGCGGGCCTGGACCTCGCCAAGATCCACTCGGTGGCCTCGTTCTTCGTGTCCCGTGTGGACACCGAGATCGACAAGCGGCTGGACGCCGTCGGCAGCGACGAGGCCAAGGCGGCCAAGGGCAAGTCCGCCCTCGCCAACGCGCGTCTGGCCTACGAGGCGTACGAGGAGGTCTTCGCGGGTGACCGCTGGGCCGCCCTCGACAAGGCGCACGCGAACAAGCAGCGTCCGCTGTGGGCCTCCACCGGCGTCAAGGACCCGTCCCTCAAGGACACCCTGTACGTCGACGACCTCGTCGCCCCCAACACGGTCAACACCATGCCGGAGGCGACGCTGGAAGCCGTGGCCGACCACGGAGACATCACCGGCAACACCGTCGCCGGTGGCTACGACCAGGCGCGTGCCGACCTCGAGGCGATCAAGAAGCTCGGAGTCAGCTACGACGAAGTCGTCCAGCTGCTGGAGGACGAGGGCGTCGACAAGTTCGAGGCGGCCTGGAACGACCTGCTCAACTCCACCGAGGCCGAGCTCAAGCGCCTCGCTCCTTCGGAGGGCTGA
- the tkt gene encoding transketolase: MSTKPTTTDLQWTELDQRAVDTVRVLAADAVQKVGNGHPGTAMSLAPAAYTLFQKVMRHDPADADWTGRDRFVLSAGHSSLTLYIQLYLAGYGLELDDLKAFRTWNSKTPGHPEYGHTTGVETTTGPLGQGVANAVGMAMASRYERGLFDPDAAPGTSPFDHTVWVVAGDGCLQEGISAEASSLAGHQKLGNLVLLWDDNHISIEGDTETAVSEDTLKRYESYGWHVQRVEQLPSGDLDPAGLYEALQAAKAETERPSFIAARSIIAWPAPNAQNTEAAHGSALGDDEIAATKRVLGFDPEKTFEVSDEVIAHTREALDRGREAKAEWNKSFAAWRTANPERAAAFDRIAAGDLPEGWEDKLPVFEAGHAVATRAASGKVLQALGGVIPELWGGSADLAGSNNTTIDKTSSFLPAGNPLPEADPYGRTIHFGIREHSMAAAMNGIALHGNTRIYGGTFLVFSDYMRNAVRLSALMHLPVTYVWTHDSIGLGEDGPTHQPVEHLASLRAIPGLNVVRPADANETAIAWREILRRWTKEFGKGAPHGLALTRQGVPTYAANEDAAKGGYVLFEADGGEPQVVLIGTGSEVQLAVEAREELQAAGVPTRVVSMPCVEWFEEQDQGYKDSVLPPSVKARVAVEAGIGLTWYRYVGDAGRIVSLEHFGASADAKVLFREFGFTAGHVAQAARESLASTAR; the protein is encoded by the coding sequence GTGAGCACCAAGCCGACCACCACAGACCTCCAGTGGACCGAATTGGACCAGCGGGCCGTGGACACCGTCCGCGTCCTCGCCGCGGACGCCGTACAGAAGGTCGGAAACGGCCACCCGGGTACGGCGATGAGCCTGGCTCCGGCCGCGTACACCCTTTTCCAGAAGGTGATGCGCCATGACCCGGCGGACGCGGACTGGACCGGCCGCGACCGGTTCGTGCTCTCCGCGGGCCACTCCAGCCTGACGTTGTACATCCAGCTCTACCTGGCCGGATACGGCCTGGAGCTCGACGACCTCAAGGCTTTCCGTACCTGGAACTCCAAGACCCCCGGCCACCCGGAGTACGGCCACACCACCGGTGTCGAGACGACGACCGGCCCGCTGGGCCAGGGTGTCGCCAACGCCGTGGGCATGGCGATGGCCTCCCGCTACGAGCGCGGTCTGTTCGACCCGGACGCGGCCCCCGGCACCTCCCCCTTCGACCACACCGTCTGGGTCGTCGCCGGTGACGGCTGCCTCCAGGAGGGCATCTCGGCCGAGGCGTCCTCGCTGGCCGGTCACCAGAAGCTCGGCAACCTGGTGCTCCTGTGGGACGACAACCACATCTCGATCGAGGGCGACACGGAGACCGCGGTCTCCGAGGACACCCTGAAGCGGTACGAGTCCTACGGCTGGCACGTCCAGCGCGTCGAGCAGCTGCCCAGCGGCGACCTCGACCCCGCGGGCCTGTACGAGGCGCTGCAGGCGGCCAAGGCCGAGACGGAGCGCCCGTCCTTCATCGCGGCCCGCTCCATCATCGCCTGGCCCGCCCCGAACGCCCAGAACACCGAGGCCGCGCACGGCTCGGCTCTCGGTGACGACGAGATCGCGGCGACCAAGCGCGTACTCGGCTTCGACCCGGAGAAGACCTTCGAGGTCTCCGACGAGGTCATCGCCCACACCCGTGAGGCACTGGACCGCGGCCGCGAGGCCAAGGCGGAGTGGAACAAGTCCTTCGCCGCGTGGCGCACCGCCAACCCGGAGCGCGCCGCCGCATTCGACCGGATCGCCGCGGGCGACCTGCCCGAGGGCTGGGAGGACAAGCTTCCGGTCTTCGAGGCCGGCCACGCGGTGGCCACGCGTGCGGCCTCCGGCAAGGTCCTGCAGGCGCTCGGTGGTGTCATTCCCGAGCTGTGGGGCGGCTCCGCCGACCTGGCGGGCTCGAACAACACCACGATCGACAAGACGTCGTCGTTCCTCCCGGCCGGCAACCCGCTGCCCGAGGCGGACCCGTACGGCCGGACGATCCACTTCGGCATCCGCGAGCACTCCATGGCCGCGGCCATGAACGGCATCGCGCTGCACGGCAACACCCGCATCTACGGCGGCACCTTCCTGGTGTTCTCCGACTACATGCGCAACGCCGTGCGCCTGTCCGCGCTGATGCACCTGCCGGTGACGTACGTGTGGACGCACGACTCGATCGGCCTCGGCGAGGACGGCCCGACCCACCAGCCGGTGGAGCACCTGGCGTCGCTGCGTGCCATCCCGGGCCTGAACGTGGTCCGCCCGGCCGACGCCAACGAGACGGCGATCGCCTGGCGCGAGATCCTGCGCCGCTGGACCAAGGAGTTCGGCAAGGGCGCCCCGCACGGTCTGGCGCTCACCCGCCAGGGCGTGCCGACCTACGCCGCGAACGAGGACGCCGCCAAGGGCGGGTACGTGCTCTTCGAGGCCGACGGCGGCGAGCCGCAGGTCGTGCTGATCGGTACGGGCTCCGAGGTACAGCTGGCCGTCGAGGCTCGCGAGGAGCTCCAGGCCGCCGGAGTCCCCACCCGTGTGGTGTCGATGCCGTGCGTCGAGTGGTTCGAGGAGCAGGACCAGGGTTACAAGGACAGCGTGCTGCCGCCGTCCGTGAAGGCCAGGGTCGCCGTCGAGGCGGGCATCGGCCTGACCTGGTACCGGTACGTGGGCGACGCGGGCCGGATCGTCTCGCTGGAGCACTTCGGTGCCTCCGCCGACGCCAAGGTCCTCTTCCGCGAGTTCGGGTTCACCGCCGGGCACGTGGCGCAGGCCGCACGGGAATCTCTCGCCTCCACTGCGCGCTGA
- a CDS encoding heme o synthase: protein MCVTAVESRPAGVALTPGPVGHRPFGARVKAFVALTKPRIIELLLITTVPVMFLAARGVPDLWLVVITTIGGYLSAGGANALNMYIDRDIDALMDRTSQRPLVTGMVSPRECLVFGIALGVISTVWFGLLVNWLSAALALGALLFYVVVYTMLLKRRTSQNIVWGGIAGCMPVLIGWSSVTNSMSWAPVILFAVMFFWTPPHYWPLSMKVKDDYARVGVPMLPVVASNRVVARQIVLYSWVMVLVSLLLTPLGYTGWFYTAVALLAGGFWLWEAHGLQSRAKAGVTGGKLKEMRLFHWSITYVSFLFVAVAVDPFLR from the coding sequence GTGTGCGTGACGGCCGTCGAGTCCCGACCCGCGGGGGTCGCCTTGACTCCGGGCCCGGTGGGTCATCGCCCGTTCGGGGCCCGCGTCAAGGCATTCGTGGCGCTTACCAAGCCGCGCATCATCGAGCTGCTGCTGATCACCACCGTTCCGGTGATGTTCCTCGCGGCCCGGGGAGTGCCCGACCTGTGGCTCGTGGTCATCACCACCATCGGCGGATATCTCTCCGCGGGCGGCGCCAATGCGCTCAACATGTATATCGACCGTGACATCGACGCGCTGATGGACCGCACGTCGCAGCGGCCGCTCGTCACCGGCATGGTGTCTCCGCGTGAGTGCCTGGTCTTCGGAATCGCCCTCGGTGTCATTTCCACGGTCTGGTTCGGGCTGCTCGTCAACTGGCTCTCGGCCGCTCTCGCGCTCGGCGCACTTCTGTTCTACGTGGTCGTCTACACGATGCTGCTGAAGCGCCGTACCTCGCAGAACATCGTCTGGGGCGGAATCGCCGGCTGCATGCCCGTACTCATCGGCTGGTCCTCCGTGACCAATTCGATGTCCTGGGCCCCGGTCATTCTTTTCGCCGTGATGTTCTTCTGGACGCCGCCGCACTACTGGCCGCTTTCGATGAAGGTCAAGGACGACTACGCCCGGGTCGGCGTGCCGATGCTTCCCGTGGTCGCCTCCAACCGGGTGGTCGCCCGCCAGATCGTCCTCTACAGCTGGGTGATGGTCCTCGTCTCGCTGCTGCTGACGCCGCTGGGCTACACGGGCTGGTTCTACACGGCCGTAGCCCTGCTGGCCGGCGGCTTCTGGCTCTGGGAGGCGCACGGCCTGCAGAGCCGGGCGAAGGCGGGGGTGACCGGGGGCAAGCTCAAGGAGATGCGGCTGTTCCACTGGTCCATCACCTACGTGTCCTTCCTCTTCGTCGCCGTCGCGGTGGACCCCTTCCTGAGGTAG
- a CDS encoding heme A synthase has translation MVRVPKLTRADVAQAARNPLQYIAERWTPTPRTVRRAVMSTIVMAVVIVVTGGAVRLTGSGLGCPTWPKCTDDSLTTTGEMGLHGVIEFGNRMLTYVLCAAVGWAIIAVRSGEPRRRSLTRLGWAQFWVVMGNAVLGGVVVLVGLNPYTVAAHFLLSTALLTLAVLMWNRLGEGDAAPKPLVGAAVAQLTWILVGAAGLLVAVGTVVTGSGRHAGDSSDVHRIPLDWKLISQLHADLAWVVVALTIALWFVLKAVDAPAGPRRRAGELFLVLLAQGVVGYVQYFLDTPELLVGLHMLGSCLVWIAVLRVLLSLRERPSAGAAAPAPVAMPQPEHAPAG, from the coding sequence ATGGTGCGCGTGCCCAAGCTGACCCGAGCCGACGTCGCTCAAGCCGCCCGCAACCCGCTCCAGTACATCGCCGAGCGGTGGACGCCGACGCCACGGACCGTGCGCCGCGCCGTGATGTCCACGATCGTCATGGCCGTGGTCATCGTCGTGACCGGTGGCGCCGTGCGTCTGACCGGCTCCGGCCTCGGCTGCCCCACCTGGCCCAAGTGCACCGACGACAGCCTGACGACGACCGGCGAGATGGGCCTGCACGGCGTCATCGAGTTCGGCAACCGGATGCTGACGTACGTGCTGTGCGCGGCGGTCGGCTGGGCGATCATCGCCGTGCGGTCGGGCGAACCCCGGCGGCGCAGCCTCACCCGCCTCGGCTGGGCGCAGTTCTGGGTCGTCATGGGCAACGCGGTGCTCGGCGGGGTCGTCGTCCTGGTGGGGCTCAACCCGTACACCGTCGCGGCGCACTTCCTGCTCTCGACCGCGCTGCTCACGCTCGCGGTGCTGATGTGGAACCGGCTGGGCGAGGGCGACGCCGCACCCAAGCCGCTGGTCGGCGCGGCGGTCGCGCAGCTCACCTGGATCCTGGTGGGCGCAGCCGGACTGCTCGTCGCGGTCGGCACCGTCGTGACGGGGTCCGGACGGCACGCCGGCGACTCCAGCGACGTGCACCGCATCCCGCTCGACTGGAAGCTGATCAGCCAGTTGCACGCCGACCTGGCCTGGGTCGTCGTGGCGCTGACGATCGCGCTCTGGTTCGTGCTGAAGGCCGTGGACGCCCCGGCCGGGCCCCGGCGCCGGGCCGGTGAGCTCTTCCTCGTGCTGCTGGCGCAGGGTGTCGTCGGTTACGTCCAGTACTTCCTGGACACCCCGGAGCTTCTGGTGGGCCTGCACATGCTGGGCTCGTGCCTGGTCTGGATCGCCGTCCTGCGGGTGCTGCTCTCGCTGCGGGAACGCCCGTCGGCGGGGGCGGCCGCTCCCGCACCGGTGGCCATGCCGCAGCCGGAGCACGCGCCCGCGGGCTGA
- a CDS encoding ABC transporter permease has protein sequence MSAGTYTPRPGAAPLPRMIAAQAALETRMLLRNGEQLLLTVVIPTLLLVLFSAVDIVDTGAGEPVDFLAPGVLALAVMSTAFTGQAIATGFERRYGVLKRLGASPLPRWGLMAAKTVSVLVTEVLQIVLLTGIAFALGWSPEGSPFAVLLLLLLGTVAFSGLGLLMAGTLKAEATLAAANLVFLLLLVGGGVIVPLDRFPEAARSVLELLPISALSDGLRDVLQHGAGMPWGDLGILAVWAVLGLGAAARFFRWE, from the coding sequence ATGAGCGCCGGTACGTACACCCCCCGCCCCGGCGCCGCCCCGCTGCCCCGCATGATCGCCGCGCAGGCCGCGCTGGAGACACGGATGCTGCTGCGCAACGGCGAGCAGCTGCTGCTGACGGTGGTCATCCCCACGCTCCTGCTGGTCCTGTTCAGCGCGGTCGACATCGTCGACACGGGGGCGGGCGAGCCGGTCGACTTCCTCGCGCCCGGCGTCCTCGCGCTCGCGGTGATGTCCACGGCCTTCACCGGCCAGGCCATCGCGACCGGCTTCGAGCGGCGCTACGGCGTCCTCAAGCGGCTGGGGGCCTCCCCACTGCCGCGGTGGGGGCTGATGGCGGCGAAGACCGTTTCGGTACTGGTCACCGAGGTGCTGCAGATCGTCCTGCTGACGGGGATCGCCTTCGCGCTCGGCTGGTCGCCCGAGGGCAGCCCGTTCGCCGTGCTGCTGCTCCTGCTGCTGGGCACCGTGGCCTTCTCCGGTCTCGGGCTGCTGATGGCGGGGACGCTGAAGGCCGAGGCGACCCTGGCCGCTGCCAACCTGGTCTTCCTGCTGCTCCTGGTGGGCGGCGGGGTGATCGTGCCCCTGGACAGGTTCCCGGAGGCGGCCCGGTCCGTCCTGGAGCTGCTGCCGATCTCGGCCCTCTCGGACGGGCTCAGGGACGTCCTGCAGCACGGCGCCGGGATGCCGTGGGGCGACCTGGGGATCCTGGCGGTGTGGGCCGTGCTCGGGCTGGGCGCGGCGGCGAGGTTCTTCCGCTGGGAGTGA
- a CDS encoding ABC transporter ATP-binding protein codes for MSSEPGRQVVQVTGLVKRYGRKTAVDGLDLEVAAGAVTAVLGPNGAGKTTTIETCEGYRRPDAGTVRVLGLDPVADAAELRPRIGVMLQSGGVYSGARADEMLRHMARLHAHPLDVDALIERLGLGSCGRTTYRRLSGGQQQRLALATAVVGRPELVFLDEPTAGLDPQARRSTWDLVRELRSDGVSVVLTTHFMDEAEELADDVAVIDAGRVIARGSPEQLRRGGAENTLRFTGRPGLDLASLLKALPDGSEAAELTTGTYRITGRIDPELLATVTSWCAQHGVMPDGIAVERHTLEDVFLELTGKELRA; via the coding sequence ATGAGCAGCGAGCCCGGCCGGCAGGTCGTACAGGTGACCGGCCTGGTCAAGCGGTACGGCCGCAAGACCGCAGTGGACGGCCTCGACCTGGAGGTCGCGGCGGGCGCGGTCACCGCGGTCCTGGGACCCAACGGCGCCGGCAAGACCACCACCATCGAGACCTGCGAGGGATATCGCCGGCCGGACGCGGGGACGGTGCGGGTCCTCGGCCTCGACCCCGTCGCCGACGCCGCCGAGCTGCGCCCCCGCATCGGCGTCATGCTGCAGTCCGGCGGCGTCTACTCCGGCGCCCGCGCCGACGAGATGCTGCGCCACATGGCGAGGCTGCACGCCCATCCCCTGGACGTCGACGCGCTGATCGAACGCCTCGGCCTCGGCAGCTGCGGACGCACCACCTACCGCCGGCTCTCCGGCGGCCAGCAGCAGCGCCTGGCCCTCGCCACGGCCGTCGTGGGCCGCCCCGAGCTGGTCTTCCTGGACGAGCCGACCGCGGGCCTCGACCCGCAGGCCCGCCGCTCCACGTGGGACCTGGTACGGGAGCTGCGCTCGGACGGCGTGTCCGTCGTCCTGACCACCCACTTCATGGACGAGGCCGAGGAGCTCGCCGACGACGTCGCCGTCATCGACGCGGGCCGCGTCATCGCCCGGGGCAGCCCCGAGCAGCTGCGCCGCGGGGGCGCCGAGAACACCCTGCGCTTCACCGGCCGCCCCGGGCTGGACCTGGCCTCGCTGCTGAAAGCCCTGCCCGACGGCAGCGAGGCGGCCGAGCTCACGACCGGCACGTACCGCATCACCGGGCGCATCGATCCGGAACTGCTGGCCACCGTGACCTCCTGGTGCGCCCAGCACGGCGTGATGCCGGACGGCATCGCGGTGGAGCGGCACACGCTCGAGGACGTCTTCCTCGAACTGACCGGCAAGGAGCTGCGCGCATGA